AAAGAAGTGAAAGGCCAAGCGTAATTCATACGTTGAATCCCGGATGGCTTTCGGTCATCCGCAATGAGAAAACCGCCTGTATCAGGCGGTTTTTTTTCGTCTGAAGCCCGGCCTGCCGAGATGAATGACTTGTGGCTCAATCTGTTATCCGCCGGTGTGTCCGCTCTGTTCTGAGCGGTTTGACGGTAACTGGCCCTAGTCACACTCAGCGCTTTATGGGATTATTAGGACTATTTTTTAAATGACCCTGCTGATTGATGACAATGATCACTGTGGGGGTCCCCGAAAGTGCAAAACACGAATGAGCATGGGAGCCGTATGCGTTTATTCATTGTCGCGCTACTGATGACACTGGCATGGTTGCAGTACGATTTCTGGCTGGGGAAAAACGGCATGGGCGATTATCTGGCAGCCAAAGATAATGTGGCGTTGCAACAACAGGCCAATGCTGAGCTGGCGCAGCGTAACCAGCAGATGTACGCCGAAATCCACGATTTGCACCGCGGCCAGGAAGCGGTGGAAGAGCGGGCACGAAATGGCCTGGGCATGATCAAGCCGGGCGAAACCTTCTTTCGGATCGTCGGCGAATAGCCGTCGCGTCCGGGCTGGTGGATACAGCAGCGCCGCAGGATGAACCCTTGAAGTAATCAGCGAAAAGCGATACCTGAATTCATGACTGAACAAATCACCGCTGTCGTACCTGCGGCCGGGATCGGCAGCCGCATGGCGGCGGACCGTCCGAAGCAATACCTGCACATTGCAGGCAAAACAATTTTAGAACATACCCTGGACCGCCTGTTAAGCCATGCGGCGATTCGCCGTGTGATTGTGGCAATCAGTCCGGCGGACCCTTATTTTCACACCTT
Above is a window of Photobacterium sp. TY1-4 DNA encoding:
- the ftsB gene encoding cell division protein FtsB; translated protein: MRLFIVALLMTLAWLQYDFWLGKNGMGDYLAAKDNVALQQQANAELAQRNQQMYAEIHDLHRGQEAVEERARNGLGMIKPGETFFRIVGE